The sequence below is a genomic window from Chloroflexota bacterium.
GTTGACCCGTCCAAGGACCAGTCGTACGTCCTCTACGGCTTGGGCCAGAGCGAGCTTTCGCGAACGCTCCTGCCCGTCGGCCGGTATCCCAAGCAGGAGATACGCCGCATCGCGGAAGAGGCGGGCCTGCCCAATGCCTCTAAGCCGGATAGCCAGGATATCTGCTTCATCCCGAACGGCGATTATCGCGGCTTCGTCGCCGGGTTCCTCAAGCCCCAGCCCGGCGCGATCGTGGACACGGAGGGGCACAGCCTCGGCGATCACCAGGGCATCGTCAACTTCACCATAGGCCAGCGCAAGAGCCTCGGCATCCCCGGCAAGGAGGCCAGGTACGTCGTCGGCATAGACGCCGAACGGCGGACCGTCACCATCGGCGGCAGGGACGACCTGCTGAGCGATACGCTATGGGCCAAGGACGTCCGGTGGGTCCTAGGCGCGCCGCCTCCCGATGGCTCCCGCGTCACCGCCAAGTACCGCTACAAGTCCCCTGAGGCCCCGGCGACGCTCTCCATCGAAGGCTCCTCTGCCAAGGTCGTCTTCGATGAGCCTCAGCGCGCCCTCACCCCAGGCCAGGCCGTCGTCTTCTACCAGGGCGATAGCGTTCTCGGCGGCGGCAGCATTGACCGCGTCGCGGCACGGACGCCCAGCCCCGCGTGCTAGGAGCATTATGGAAGTCAAAACCTTCATCCAAACCTCCCTCCACCTGGCGCGCAAAGACCTGCTGGAAAAGGTGAGCGGCCTCTCCCAGGATGCCCTGGACTGGCATCCCGCGCCGCACGCCAACAGCATCGGCTTCCTTGTCTGGCACATGGCCCGCGTGGAAGACGGCTGGGTCAACCGCCTTATCCTGCGCAAGCCCCACCTCTGGGTCTCGGACGGCTGGGCCAAGCGCTTCGCCATGCCGGAAGATATGCGCGATATGGGCTACACCTACACCCAAGAGCAGATCACCGCATGGAAGTCGCCGCCGGTCTCTCTCCTGCTCGAATACTCCGCCGCCGTCCGCGCCGCCACCAGCGCCTTCTTGGATGGCTGGAACCCCGCCGACGACGGTCCTACCGTGAAGACCGGCTGGGGGAAGATGATCACCGTAGCGGAGGTCTTTGCCCAGCTTGTCTGGGAGATGAACCAGCACGGCGGCCAGGTCGCCTATATCAAGGGATTGCGCGAAGGCCTGCAAACCCCGCAGTACATGGGGCCGCTGTCCACGCCCTAAGGCGCGCCGGAGATGCCAGCCCACCATAAAACCGTCTGCACCTTCGATGAAGAGCTGGCACTGCGCGCAAAGGGGCTGCGCCTCATCGCAGGCGTGGACGAGGCTGGGCGCGGGCCCCTCGCAGGGCCGGTCGTCGCCGCCGCCGCCGTCCTTCCCGACTCTTGGATCCACGGCCCCTCCGGAGAAGAACAACCCTGGAGCCTGCTCAACGATAGCAAACAGCTCACCGCCGTCCGCCGCGATGACCTCTACCACCTGGTCGCCTCCTCGGCTGTCACCTTCGGCGTAGGCCTTGTCACGGCGGAGGAGATTGACGAGATCGGGATTGCCCCGGCCACGCGCAAGGCCATGGCCGCCGCTATCGCGCAGCTCAAGCCCCAGCCGCAAGCCCTTCTGGTGGATGCCGTTGATCTTTCGCATCTTGGGCTTCCCGGCAAGGCCATCATTGACGGCGATGCCTTGTGCAAGTCCATCGCCGCCGCCTCCATCATCGCCAAGGTCACCCGCGACCGGCTCATGCTGGAGATGGACGCGCGCCACCCCGGCTACGGCTTCGCCCGGCACAAGGGCTACGGCACCGCCGAGCACCTGCGACAGCTCCGCGCCCTCGGCCCGTGCGCCATCCACCGCAAGAGCTTCTCCCCCATCCGCGAACTGCTCCTCCAGCCGCGCTTAGGCGTATAGAAGGGCCGACTCCACCCCTGGCAGAGGATGAAAGAGCGGGGAGAATTTGACGGCGCGAACGCGATGACGGCCAGACGCAAAGCCCTTGGCGATTTCGGCGAGCGCTACGCCCGCGAGCGCCTGGAGCGCTTCGGCTATCGCATCCTTGGCGCAAAGGTTCGCCTGCCCTCAGGCGAGCTGGACCTGGTGGCCCAGGACGGCAGGACGACGGCGCTCATCGAGGTGCGAACGAAGCAGAGCCGCCGCTTCGGCTCCGGCGAGGAGTCCATCACCCGCGCCAAGCAGGAGAAGCTGGCAACCCTGGCGAGCGAATATCTCGAAGCGCACCCGGAGGTGGGCGACGACTGGCGCGTAGACATCATCGCGATAGACGTGGTCGGCGATGGGCGTGTTGTCCGCTTCGCCCACCTGAAGAACGCGGTCGAGGAGCCTGACTAGCAAGGGCCCTTAGCCCTTGATGACTCCCAGGGGGCGCATCCGCGCCACCCTCTTCACCAGGCCCGCCTTGTGGGCCACCCGCATCACCTTCGCCACGTCCTTGTAGGCGCTGGAGGCCTCTTCCAGCAGGCCCACGCGCGTCATCGCCTTCACCACCACACCCTGTTCGCGCAGCTCCTTGGCGAGGTCGTGCCCCTTCAGCTCGCGCTTGGACTGTCCCCGGCTCTGCTGTCTCCCCGCGCCGTGGCAGGCCGAGCCGAAGCTCAGGCCCATCGCCTCCGGCGTGCCCACGCCAATGAAGGAGTATCGGCCCATATCGCCAGGGACAAGGACGGGCTGGCCGATCTCCGCATAGCGCTCCGGGATGAAGCGGCTATGGGGCGGGAAGCTTCGGGTGGCCCCTTTGCGATGGACGCATAGCTTCATCCGCTTGCCGTCTATCTCATGCATCTCCATCTTGGCAATATTGTGCGCCACATCGTAGATCTGCCGGATACCCAGCGTGCCCCAGCTCTTTTCAAAGACCGCCTCGAACGACTTCCGCACCCAGTGGGCGATGATCTGCCGGTTGGCCCACGCGAAGTTGGCGGCACAGGCCAGGGAGGCGAGGTAGTCCTGCCCTTCCTGCGAGCTGAGGGGCGCGCAGGCCAGCTGGCGGTCCGGCAGAGAGATGCCGTACTTCTTCTGGGCAGAGTCCATCACCTTCAGATAGTCGTCGCAGATCTGGTGCCCAAGCCCCCGGGAGCCGCAGTGGATAAGCACCGTGACCTGTCCAGGCTCCGTGATGCCCATCGCCGCCACGATGGCCGGTTCGTAAATCTCGTCCACCGCCTGCACCTCAAGGAAGTGGTTGCCTGAGCCAAGGGTCCCCAGCTGCGGCGCACCCCGCGCTCTGGCCCGGTCGCTCACCAGGGAGACGTCCCCGCCTGTGATGACCCCGTGCTCCTCGGTCACCGCCAGGTCGTCCTTATCGCCCAGCCCCTTGCCGATGGCCCACCTGGCCCCCTTCATCATCACCTCGTCCAGCTCATCGCTGCTCAGGCGCAGGCGGCCCTTGGCGCCGACACCTGTGGGGATGTTGGCGAAGAGCGTTTCGACGAGCTTGTCCATCTTCGGCTTCACATCGCCCAGCGTCATATCCGTCCGCAGCATTCGCACGCCGCAGTTGATGTCAAAGCCCACGCCTCCGGGAGAGATGACCCCCTCGTCCATCGTTGTCGCCGCCACGCCGCCGATGGGGAAGCCATAGCCCCAGTGGATATCCGGCATGGCGTAGGAGGCCTTCACGATGCCCGGTAGACAGGCCACGTTCGCCACCTGCTCCAGCGCCGGGTCCGTCTTCAGCGTCTCCATCATGTCGTCATCCGCAAAGACGATGCCGGGCACGCGCATGCCCGGCTTATAGTCCTGAGGGATCTCCCAGCGATAGTCGTCCAGCCGGTTCAGCTTCACTTTGCTCATCGCCCCACCTCACACATCCAGGATAAGCCTGGCGCGATAGCCTTTCGGCCCCTTCGTGATCTTCAGCTGATGGTACGTCGCCGATTTCAGCCCGGTCTTGATCGGGTGGCGGCTCGGCTCGGCGCGTTCGCCATAGACCACCGCCCGCACCTTGGTCTTAGAGACGGCCCGGACGTCAAAGCGGCTGAAGAGCCGCTGCTCGGAATCAAAGAGAAAGATGAACTCGTTCAGCCATGCCACCAGCAGCGCCTCCCGGTCCACCGCCTCCGCCGTGATCGTCCGCTTCTCCGCTGCCCGGATCGTCTTCACGTCGGTGACGATGCTGAAGAGCGCACGGGCCGCATTGGCAAAGAGCTCCCGCATATCGGCGCCGTAGGCTATGAATCCCGTATCGGCGGTGTGCTGGATAAGGCGAAAGCCGGGGATGGCACACCTCCAGAGGGTCGGTGGAAGGCGATTATACGCCAGCCGCCGTCAGATCAGCCGGGACTGCCCCGGCTTCGCCTTGCTCTCCGCCTCTGCCGCCTGGCGCGATTTTAGCGCAGGCTCCACGGCCTGCCACACGGCGGCGGCGATCTCATCGCCGGGATTCGCGGCGTCCATGAGCAAGATCCGCCTCGGTGCCGCCTTCACGAGCTTCAGGAAGCCGCTGCGCACCCTCCGGTGGAAGGCAACGCCCGCCTCTTCGAACTTCGATTGCCCGGCCTCGTCGGCCCGCCCGGCCGTCGCCTTCCCCTGGGACTCCAGCCCAAGCTGGGGCCTGCCGATGCGCTCCATTGCGGCCTCCACCGGCAGGTCAAGAAGGAAGGTGATATCCGGCATGAGGCCCCCCGTGGCAACCTTGTTCACCGACTCCACAAGATCCAGCGGCAGGCCGCGCCCATAGCCCTGGTAGGCCACCGTGGAATCGGCGAAGCGGTCCGCCACCACGATGCGCCCGCGCTCCAGGCTCGGCTTGATGACCTTCTCCACAAGCTGGGCCCGCGCCGAGGCGAAGAGCAAAAGCTCCGTCGCGGGGGCCACGTCCACGCTCTTCACCCAGCTCCGCACCTGCTCGCCTAGGGGCGTTCCCCCTGGTTCGCGGACGGAGATGGCCTCATGGCCGTGGGCGCGCAGGCGGGCCAAGAGCAGCCCCACTTGAGTGCTCTTCCCTGCGCCCTCGCCGCCTTCAAAACTTATGAAAAGGCCCTTGGTTGCCATGCAGATACTCGTCTCTTGTTGTGCCCGGACCGGCAGAGGAAGGATACGTTCGAAGCGTAGAGCCCGGCAAGGGCCTACTGTCTGCCCGTCCGGAAGAGGCGCACCCGGCGGAAGGGCTCCTTGCCCGTGCTCCGGGAGAGGAGCTGGTTCTTCTCCGCCACCTGGTGCTGGATCCTGCGGATATACGAGTTCTGGGGGCTCAGCTCCACCGTCTCCTCTTCGCCCTCCAGCAACCGCTTCACGGCGGCCTCCGCCTCATTCACCGGGTCTGCCGCCGTCTCATCGTGCTCCGTTCCCTTGCGCACGCGGGCGTCCAATAGGGAAATCAGCGCGTCCTCGATCTGATTGCTCGTGTTCTTCCGCAGAACGACGACGGGGATCATGGACTCTTCCGCTATGCGCACCGCTTGGGGCCGGTTGCGGTACTGGGCCTTGGTGGTCATGATGGCGTCCGCCCGGCGGGCATCGCCCGTGACCTCTACGGGCAGGCCTGTGGCGCGGATCACCTGCTCCGCGCGGCCCCGGTTCACGCCGTAGGGGTAGACCTTCAGCTTGGGCCCGCCGTTGAAGTGGTGCTCCTGGCGGCGCGGCTCCCGCTCCCGGCGCCAGTCCTCCTCCTCGTGGTCGCGAACCGCCATGGAGGGCGCGCGCAGCTCCTGCGCCTCGCCTTCCATGCGCTGGACTGCGCCGGCTTCGTCCAGCCATCGGATCTCCGGCGGCGCCGCCTGTCCGCGCAGGAGGGCGTCCACCGTTGCCGCCACGTCCTCATGAACTGCCACCCGGTTCCAGGCCAGGATATCCACCAGCGAATCGAAGGTCGGCGGGGCCTTGCGCTCCAGGATGCTCTTCTGCGTCCCGCGCCGCCGCGCCTCCTCATCGCCGAGCGTCACCGATTGGATGCCGCCGATGAGATCGGCCAGCGTGGGGTTCATCATCAGGTTTTCCAGGCTTGTGCCGTGGGCGGTGGCGATGAGCTGGACGCCCCGCTCGGCGATGGTGCGCGCCGCGAGCGCCTCGGCCTCCCGGCCGATCTCGTCAATCACCACCACTTCCGGCATGTGGTTCTCCACCGCCTCGATCATCACCTCATGCTGGAGCGAGGGGGTCGGCACCTGCATGCGCCTCGCCTTGCCGATGCCCGGGTGCGGGATATCGCCGTCGCCCGCGATCTCGTTGGAGGTGTCCACGATGACGACTCGCTTGGTGTACTGGTCGGCCAGGACACGCGCCACCTCCCGCAGCATCGTCGTCTTGCCCACGCCCGGCCGCCCGAGGATGAGGACGCTCTTGCCGGAGCTGACCAGGTCTTCGATCACCTTGATGGTGCCGAAGATGGCGCGCCCCACGCGGCAGGTGATGCCGACGACCTTGCCCTTGCGGTTGCGTATCGCCGAGATCCGGTGCAGCGTCCGCTCGATCCCGGCGCGGTTGTCCTGGCCGAACTCGCCGATGCGCCCCGTCACGTAGGCCAGGTCCTCCAGGGTCACTTCCTGGGTGTCCAGGGCCAGCTCCCGGTTCAGGAAGCGGGCGGCGGGCAGGCGCCCAAGGTCCATGACGATCTCAAGAAGGGAGCCGATATCCGGCTCCTGCTTCAGCACCTTGATCACATGGGGAGGCAGCGCGTCCAGAAGGAGATTCAGGTCGTCCGCTACGGCTTGCTGGGTTGGAAGGCTCGTCACGCTGTTCTTGCCACCTCGTTAGGCTCTCGCCATTGCGATCTCGGGTTGGCCCACCCGCGCCGTCACATGCTTCACATAGAGCGTATAGTCGCCGCGCTTCGCGAACCCGTTCGCCTGCAGGGCGGCCGCCGCCGAGTGCTGATGCCCGGGCATCAGGCAGAGCGCGGACGATGCGCCCTGGGCCTCCCGCATCGCCGCCGCCGTCAGCGCGCGCGCAACATCGCCGTTCGCTCCTGCGACCACGATGCCCAGAAGGGCCGTGTCGCCGCGACGGGTCGCCGCAGACCATCCAATGATACGCCCCTCCCGCTCACAGATAAATTCACCCTGCATATGCCAGCCTGCAAGGGCCGGGCGGCTCTCCTTCCACTGGTCAATCGTGACCCCTTCAGCATCGCGGACCTGCGGCGGCGCGGAGGCCCGATAGAGCTGGTAGAGGCCGAGCTCGTCGTCAGCCGCCGCCGGGCGAAGGCCGGGAAACTCGGTGGCGCCTGCTTCATCCTGGATGCGCACCGTGAGAGCGTAGTGCTCCTCCCGGCAATAGGGGCGGAACTCCGCCTGCTGCGCCGCCCGGTCAATGGGACTGCCGTCCGCAAGGCGGAGGAGCAGCCGCTGGCCCCCCTGGATGGAGACGGGGCCGCTCAGGCCCTCCAGCAGTTCCGGCCAGACAGCCTCTGCGCCCTTGGCTACTTCCGCCCACTCAACCTCCCAGCAGGAGAGGCCCATCCGGCGCCGTACGATGCCGAAGCCCACAGCCCTTCCCTGGCTGGTAACCACCACGGCATGGCGGCGCGACCGTTTCATCAGTCCCTGGGTGACCAGGAGCCCGAAGGAATTGCCGATGCCGTGGCCGCCGGTAAGGCTCTCCAGAGTCACGGCCGCACTTCCGAGCGCCTGGCCTTGCAGCGATGCGATGAAGGGCAGGTCAAGGATGCTAGCGGATCGAAGCACGCGCTCTCCTGCTGCTTTCTTCTGCAAGCTGGACGAAGTACTGGTGGAACCGGGCGTCCTCCGTCAGCTCCGGGTGAAAACTTGTGCCGAGGAGATTGCCCTGCCGGACGGCAATCGCCGGGCCGTCCCCAAGGGCAGCCAGGCTCTTCACGCCGGGGCCAACCTTTATGATGACCGGCGCTCGGATGAAGACCGCATGGTAAGTCCCCTCGCCCAGCGCTGGGACGTGGATGTCCGTCTCGAAGCTGTCAACCTGGCGGCCGTAGGCGTTGCGCTCCACTTCCACATCCAGCCCGCCGATGATCGCCTCGGCGCGCCCGCGGACGCGGTTCGCCAGGGCGATCAGCCCCGCGCAGGTGCCCCATATCGCCATGCCCCCTTGCGCCAGGGAGCGGATCGGATCGCGGAGGCCATATGCCTCCAGCAGATTGGCGAAGGTCGTGCTTTCGCCGCCCGGGAGGATGAGGCCGGAGATGCCGGCCAGGTCTTTCGGCAGTCGGACTCCCCGGACATCAACGCCGGAGCGCGTGAGGACTGCCGCATGCTCGGCGAAGTCCCCCTGCAGGGCCAGCACGCCGATGGTGGTCATCAGCCGTCCTCCTACCAACCCCTCGTCGCCAGCAGCTCCTCCGGTTTCATGGTGCGCACGTCCTTGCCGGACATCGCCTCGCCAAGGCCCTTGGAGACTTCCGCCAGGATTTTGGGGTCTTTGTAATGGGTGACGGCTTTCACCACGGCCTTGGCCCGGGCCTCCGGGTCGCTCGACTTGAAGATGCCGGAGCCGACGAAGACCCCTTCGGCCCCAAGATGCATCATCAGCGCCGCATCGGCAGGCGTCGCCACGCCGCCCGCGGCAAAGTTCACAACGGGGAGCTTCCCCGTCTTATGCACTTCGATCAGCAGGTCCAGCGGCGCGCCCAGGGACTTCGCCTCAGCCATCAGCTCGTCCTGGCCCATCGCCTGCGCCTTGCGGATGCCGGACTGGACGGAGCGCATGTGGCGCACCGCCTCCACGATGTTCCCCGTCCCCGCCTCGCCCTTGGTGCGGATCATCGCCGCTCCCTCCGCGATGCGCCGGAGCGCCTCGCCCAGGTCGCGGCAGCCGCAGACAAAGGGCACCTTGAAGTCATGCTTCCAGACGTGGTGCAGCTCATCGGCGGGCGTCAGCACTTCCGATTCGTCAATATAGTCAACGCCCATCGCCTCCAGGATCTGCGCCTCCACAAAATGGCCGATGCGGCACTTGGCCATCACCGGAATGGTGACCGATTTCATGATGCGCTCAATGACCGTAGGGTCCGCCATCCTGGCCACGCCGCCCGCGGCGCGGATATCGGAGGGGACGCGCTCCAGCGCCATCACGGCGCACGCGCCCGCCGCCTCCGCGATCTTGGCCTGCTCCGGCGTCACCACATCCATGATGACCCCGCCCTTGAGCATCTGCGCGAGGCCGCTCTTTAGCTTTGGCGTACCCTTATCCATCTGCTACCTCATCCGGGAAACCCGGCGACTCAGTCTCGTTATTATACGGAGCATTCGCCCCTCGCGCAAACCTGGAAAAGAAGGTTTCTCCCCGTGCAGCGCGACCATCCCCCATCACTCCGATAGCTCCCGTCGGCGACTCTTGGGCACATCCCTCCCTGCTATACTTGCCGCTGCCCGCCCGGCGGGACCCTATGCCAACCAAGCCCAAGAAGATCGCCTACCTCGGCCCCGCCGGAAGCAACACGGAAGAGGCCGTCATCGTCCACGATCCTTCCGCGGAGCGCGTCGCCTTTCCTTCCGTCCGTAGCGCCACCCGCGCCGTCGAAAACGGCGAGGCCGATGAGGCCGTCGTCGCTATCGAAAACAGCATCGAAGGCTCCGTGGTGGACAACCTCGATCTCCTCATCCACGATTCCAAGCTCCTCATCAGCAAGGAGCTCGTCATCCCCATCACCCACTGCCTCCTGCTCAAGCCGGGCGCCAGGGCGGAAGATGTGCGCGTGGTCTACTCCCACCCGCAGGCCCTGGCCCAATGCAAGCGCTACTTGGAGACTCGCTTCAGCCGCGCCAGCCCTGTGGCCACCCTCAGCACCACAGCCGCAGTCGCCCAGATGATGGCCCAGCTGGGCGGCGATGCCGCCGCCATCGCGCCCAAGCGCTCGGCGCAGATCTACGGCGCCGCCATCTTCGAAGTCGGCATCCAGGACCACGCCGGGAACGCCACCCGCTTCGTCGTCCTGGCCCAGCACGATGCCCAGCCCACCGGCGACGATAAGACCTCCATCGCCTTCTCCTTCGCAGAGGACAAGCCGGGCCAGCTCTACAAGGCCATCGGCCTCTTTGCCACCAAGGGCATCAACCTCTCTAAGATCGAATCGCGTCCCGCAAAAGAGAGCCTGGGGAAATACTTCTTCCTGATTGACTTCGACTTGCACCGCCTGGACCCAAAGGCCCAGGAGACGCTCGAAAGCCTCCGCGCCGTCACGAGCCTGCTGAAGGTCTTCGGCTCCTACCCGCGCTACCGCCCGCCCAAGTAGCCGGTCTAGACCTTGGGCAGCACTTCGTAGACCTTCACGCCCACGTTCCTGTAGCGCAGCGCTAGCCGCTTTCCATCCATCTGCTCGAACTTTGCGATGCCTTGCGGCGGATAGAAGGCCTGCTCCAGCTGGCCCACGTAGACGTACTTCACCCCGTACTTGTCCAGGAAGGCCTCGGCCTCCGCGATGCTGGCGGTGTTGTAGAACTGGCTCACATCGCGCCGCCGCGTATCCACGGACGGCTGGAAGCCCCAGCGCTGCTGCTTCTGGTGCCAGTCCCAGCCGATGACCGCCGGAAGCCCCGTGTAGATAGAGACGCGATTCCCCCACCGGTACAAGTCCGTGTTCCCTTCCACGATGACCGGCGACCCCTTCACGTTGTCCTGCAGCCACTCGATGGCCTCTTTATCCAGGTCAAACCGCATGTCCCGTGGGGTGGGGTGTCCATCCTGGTAGGTCGCCCTGTCCATATAGGCCATCCCGTCAGCCGTCGGCGCGATGGACGTGTTGAAGCGGTCGCGGACGCGCACCTGTGTCCCCATCACGGGGTAGACCAGCACCGCCAAGATCGCCAGCATAAGGAAGGCCCGGATTCCCGCCCTGAGCCGGCGCCGCGTGAAGATGCCCCCAAAGCCGATGCGCCACACGGCATAGGCCGTCAGGATGCCCAGCAGGACCCACGCCTGCAGGTAGAGCTTGAAGACCGTGTTCATGCGCCCCAGCGGCAGGTTGATGTTGAAGAGGTCCACCGCGCCGCCCAGGATGAGCGGCATGGCAAAGAGCGCGAGGATGAAGATTTCCACCTTTGCCGCATCGCCCGGCAGCTTCACGGCCCGGAAAAGGAGCGGGATAAGCAGGGAAAACATGACCAGCAGGAAGCCCACCGTGGTGTAGTCCGTGGCCCAGAGATAGAAGAAGAGACCCGTCACTACCGCCGCGTAGACCGCCCAGGGCTTCACACCCAGCAGCGTCGCCTCCTGCCTCGTTCCATCCGCCGCCTGGCTCTCCGTCCGCCAGACGCGCACGAGGCCAAGGCCGCCAAGCCCCGTCGTCGCGCGCTCGCGCCAGAGCCGGTAGGCCAGGAAGCCGAAAAGGATGACGATGAAGACGCCTTGGATCTCCAGGTATTGCCACAATGCAGTCTTCGCCTCGCTCCCTTGCACGCTGTCCGTGATGGGCAGGAAGGTCTCGTAGCGGCTATGGAAGGGCCGCCAGATGATCGCTGAAAGCACATAGACGCCGATCGCCTTGATCCCGGCCAGGATGGCTGTCGCGCCCAGGTCCACCACCTTCGCCGCGCCGGTCATACCGCCCCAGGCCTCTCTCCGCACCATGTATTCCGTGATCAGCAGCGTGAGGCCGATGAGGAGGAGATACGTCGGCGCATCCCAGCTGTTCGTCGCCTGGATTGCCCCAAGCAGCAGCGCCAGGCCGAGGTACGGCAAGATTGCCATAGCCCCGATGCGCCCCATGCGACGCGCCTGGGTCAGATAGGCCATCGCCAGCCCCAGCGCCACCAGCGTCAGCGGCATCACAAAGAGGTGCGCGTGCGGATCGGCAAACAGGAAGGTGAAGAACGGGAACTCGTTGATCTCAAAGCCCGGCGGGTCCGGCGTCATCAGGCGGCTGCTCCGCCAGAAATCAAAGGTGCCGAAGGACCGGTCGTTCACCACGCGCCCGAGCCCCTGCGCCACCTGCACGATGCCGTCCAGGTTCGTTGCGATGAGCACCAGCAGAACGGCCAGCAAGCCCGCCTTCACCGGCGAAGGCATCGGGATCGCCAGCCGACGCTTCGTCAGCTCGGCGAGGTTGTACGCCACGGAGAAGACGCCGATGGCCGTAAGGGCGAAGAACATCGGGATGGCGACGTTGATGGCGATCGAGGGCACCACCCCGGTGAACTTCGTCGGTACTGCCGCCAGGAACTGGCCGAAGTAGTAATAGTTCAGGTAGCCGCCGGAATACCACGGGTCGTAGGGCGGCATGAAGGAGGAACGCACCACGGCATTGAAATAGGCGAAGTCCATCGGCTTCTCGCCGCCGCGATAGGGGTGCCACAGGTCCGGGTTCCAGATGCGCACGGCGAAGGCGGCGGCAAAGGCGACGAGGAAGAGCAGTTCCCCCGTCAGGATCAGGCGCTTGTTCTCCCGCCAGAATGCCAGCAGCTCCTTCCGCTTCCACCGCGCCACGAACCACGCGACGACTGCCAAGAGGAAGATGCCGAGGCCGATGGAGAGGCGCGTGAAGGCCAGCCAGTGCCAGCTCGCCATCACCCAAGCGAAGTAGGAGACCAACAGCAGGCCCAGCATCTTCGCCATGAAATAGCCCTTGTCCGGCAACCCCCGGAAGACCACCATCGCGATGGGCACCGTCAGCAGCGCCATCAGCTGGATGACGAGGTACCAGACCACTGCCGGCACCGTGTTCACCCAGCTGTCCCGGTCAAAGAGGTCTGACCACGTTCCGCCCTCCTGCTGGGCCTTCGCCTCGCTCTTTGTCAGCAGCAGCCCCGCGGGCGGCTCCGGCCCGGTCGGCGAAGCGGGCGGCAGCTTCGCGTCAAAAAAGCCTCGTTGCGCCGCCGCCGACCCGGTCACCGTCTTCTTGAAGACCAGCACCAGCGGGTGGTCATAGACGCTGTAACTCTCATCCGCAAAGCCCAGGTTGATCGTCAGCGGGGCAGGTTTGTACTCCTCGAACGGCTCCGGCACCGGCAGGCCCGGCCGGGAAAAGGTGTCGTTCTTGATGGCCACGCCAAAGAGGTTGGGGTAAGAGGCCTCCCAATGAACAAGCTCGTAGCCTAGCTCGCCGCCAAAGAGCAGCTTGTAGTAGGCCGTGGTGAGCGGATAACGCTCCTCAAGCCGCGGGATCGTGCCGTAGAGGCGGTTGCTATAGAAGATGAGGTAATCGGCCTGGGTCAGGCGGTCAATCATCTGGTTGCGCTTGAAGCTGTTCTCCGGGTCGTTGTACAGCTCCATCTCCGTGTGGCGGTAGTCGCCCAAGAAGCGCAGCCCCTCCTCCCAGTGCTCCTTCGCCAGGATGGAACCCTTGGGCACGTTCGCCAATATCCACTGGGAGGTCGCCTCCGCCGGATGCGGCTTCACATAGATGCGCGAATAGGCGAAGGCGTAAAAGACCGTGAAGGCCATCGTCAGCGCCAGGACGGCGTAAACCACCCGCGGCGCCATTCTGCTCCATGTCCATGTGCGCGCCTGCCGCACCAGCCACGCCGTGAAGGCCGCCGCCATCAGCGCCAGGAACGGCGTCATCGGCAGCATGTAGCGCATGAACTTCACATCAAAAGAACCGTTGATGATGAAGTAGGGCAGCGTCCACACCACCAGCAGGATGTGCGCCGGCCTGCGCTTGAAGAGCGCCGCCGCCAGGCTGAAGAGCAGTCCCGCCAGCATCAGCAGTCCCGCGGGGATGCCCATGCCCCAGACCACCAGCTGCTTGATCTGGTAGCTATAGGCGGGCGTATCCACGTACTGGCGCGTGTACGGGTAATCGCGGATGCGGCGCACCATCTCGCCCTG
It includes:
- a CDS encoding phospholipid carrier-dependent glycosyltransferase, producing MARPADGLMPKAVGFLKAKGHLLLLLGLMALAFYLRLYGINWANGGHFHPDERAIVEYSRRIAFPTDEPSLLFDQRSPLNPGWFEADPGWFNYGSLPLYLIRFVSYIAPPDWFGEATYDQVFLAGRALSAVFDVLGILVLYLIGARLFGKWAGVLAASLITFSVLHIGYSHFLATDIMLAALLVVSFYFVVKAAERGQLRHFALGGIFFGLAMATKFSAAPFALGFVAAAWLWASSQWRDKAQQGRTLTRAIVLVIVALAVAGAAMVITQPYGVIDYKSFAADVSEQGEMVRRIRDYPYTRQYVDTPAYSYQIKQLVVWGMGIPAGLLMLAGLLFSLAAALFKRRPAHILLVVWTLPYFIINGSFDVKFMRYMLPMTPFLALMAAAFTAWLVRQARTWTWSRMAPRVVYAVLALTMAFTVFYAFAYSRIYVKPHPAEATSQWILANVPKGSILAKEHWEEGLRFLGDYRHTEMELYNDPENSFKRNQMIDRLTQADYLIFYSNRLYGTIPRLEERYPLTTAYYKLLFGGELGYELVHWEASYPNLFGVAIKNDTFSRPGLPVPEPFEEYKPAPLTINLGFADESYSVYDHPLVLVFKKTVTGSAAAQRGFFDAKLPPASPTGPEPPAGLLLTKSEAKAQQEGGTWSDLFDRDSWVNTVPAVVWYLVIQLMALLTVPIAMVVFRGLPDKGYFMAKMLGLLLVSYFAWVMASWHWLAFTRLSIGLGIFLLAVVAWFVARWKRKELLAFWRENKRLILTGELLFLVAFAAAFAVRIWNPDLWHPYRGGEKPMDFAYFNAVVRSSFMPPYDPWYSGGYLNYYYFGQFLAAVPTKFTGVVPSIAINVAIPMFFALTAIGVFSVAYNLAELTKRRLAIPMPSPVKAGLLAVLLVLIATNLDGIVQVAQGLGRVVNDRSFGTFDFWRSSRLMTPDPPGFEINEFPFFTFLFADPHAHLFVMPLTLVALGLAMAYLTQARRMGRIGAMAILPYLGLALLLGAIQATNSWDAPTYLLLIGLTLLITEYMVRREAWGGMTGAAKVVDLGATAILAGIKAIGVYVLSAIIWRPFHSRYETFLPITDSVQGSEAKTALWQYLEIQGVFIVILFGFLAYRLWRERATTGLGGLGLVRVWRTESQAADGTRQEATLLGVKPWAVYAAVVTGLFFYLWATDYTTVGFLLVMFSLLIPLLFRAVKLPGDAAKVEIFILALFAMPLILGGAVDLFNINLPLGRMNTVFKLYLQAWVLLGILTAYAVWRIGFGGIFTRRRLRAGIRAFLMLAILAVLVYPVMGTQVRVRDRFNTSIAPTADGMAYMDRATYQDGHPTPRDMRFDLDKEAIEWLQDNVKGSPVIVEGNTDLYRWGNRVSIYTGLPAVIGWDWHQKQQRWGFQPSVDTRRRDVSQFYNTASIAEAEAFLDKYGVKYVYVGQLEQAFYPPQGIAKFEQMDGKRLALRYRNVGVKVYEVLPKV